A window of the Dioscorea cayenensis subsp. rotundata cultivar TDr96_F1 chromosome 14, TDr96_F1_v2_PseudoChromosome.rev07_lg8_w22 25.fasta, whole genome shotgun sequence genome harbors these coding sequences:
- the LOC120275344 gene encoding uncharacterized protein LOC120275344 — MADWGPVFVAVVLFVVLSPGLLVQIPGKNRMAEFGTLHTSGASILVHSLIYFALISIFLLAVRVHMYIGS, encoded by the coding sequence ATGGCGGATTGGGGACCAGTCTTCGTGGCGGTGGTGCTCTTCGTGGTGCTTTCGCCGGGACTTCTCGTCCAGATCCCGGGTAAGAACCGGATGGCGGAGTTCGGCACGCTTCACACCAGCGGCGCTTCCATCTTAGTCCACTCCCTCATCTACTTCGCTCTTATCTCCATCTTCCTCCTCGCCGTCCGCGTCCACATGTACATCGGCTCCTGA